The following proteins are co-located in the Echinicola sp. 20G genome:
- a CDS encoding Tat pathway signal sequence domain protein — protein MKNYSLSRRSFVKNSALITSSLYMAPGIAEAFSGKNRSSKKLGPVNLHWLEKPEGIYTSGTTLGVPWPMGQVKKESFYLINENGKQHPVQSWPLAYWPDGSIKWSGHAISRLGKLGKDVKLMPGKGVQPEKALVVEETAEKIKIDTGLVQCNISKSGNQLIESIVRNGRQGLINGRLVLLHQDGVLGEKENITTSLFEGQIEKVAVEQQGPVRAVVKIEGKHAGTGYEAWLPFVIRLYFYAGGDSIRTMHTIVFDGDEEKDFIKGLGLRFEVPMEDELYDRHIRFAGKDRGVFAEAIRGLTGLRRDAGKAVRDAQVQGEKTPDEATFPDSVKSRLHYIPAFGDYTLSQTSPDAFSIRKRTKAGHSWLKSGFGDRARGTGYIGGPSGGVAFGIRNFWQSYPAQLDIRDAHTQNAEVTMWLWAPDSPAMDLRFYHDGMGQDTYEKQLDALNITYEDYEPGFGTAKGVARTSEMTIAVLEETPDASYFNAIADGVAVPPQLSPEPQYLHQVGVFGKIWDLPDRSTPQKAKIEAYLEDYFAFYHQQVDDRRWYGFWDYGDVMHSYDYDRHTWKYDVGGFAWDNSELSTDLWLWYYFLRTGRSDVFRMAEAMTRHTGEVDVHHLGRFAPLGSRHNVQHWGCSAKQLRISTAANRRFYYYLTGDERVGDLMREQINAVATLKAIPPTRKVSDKSVWETEDDPNKVYVGFGTDYSAISAAWLTEWERTGDKKMKEKLVNSMRTIAAQPKGFFTGGSRMDLQTGEFEIQDRQRASASHLSAVFGLVEICSELVQNIDIPAFKQAWLQYCTLYNASGEEQEKELGNALGRLNLGQGHSRLTAYAAQQKQDPALAKRAWDEFFGGAAGYRFDKPAIYTVEGEDVLRPVEEGRISTNATAQWGLAAIECLGLVGSELKE, from the coding sequence ATGAAAAACTACTCACTTTCGCGAAGGAGTTTTGTCAAGAATTCAGCATTGATCACTTCTTCTCTTTATATGGCTCCGGGAATAGCAGAAGCTTTTTCTGGTAAAAACCGAAGTTCAAAAAAACTAGGACCTGTCAATCTCCATTGGCTGGAAAAACCGGAGGGAATTTATACTAGTGGAACCACACTGGGGGTACCCTGGCCTATGGGACAGGTGAAAAAAGAAAGCTTTTATTTAATCAATGAAAACGGGAAACAACATCCTGTTCAAAGTTGGCCATTGGCATATTGGCCTGATGGATCTATCAAATGGTCAGGTCATGCGATCTCGAGACTTGGTAAGCTTGGAAAAGATGTCAAATTGATGCCAGGGAAGGGAGTCCAACCAGAGAAGGCACTTGTGGTGGAAGAGACTGCGGAGAAAATCAAGATCGACACTGGTTTGGTTCAGTGTAATATTTCAAAAAGTGGTAATCAGTTAATAGAAAGTATAGTCAGGAATGGCCGACAAGGGTTGATCAATGGCCGTTTGGTTTTATTGCATCAAGATGGTGTATTAGGAGAAAAAGAAAATATAACAACATCTCTCTTTGAAGGCCAAATAGAAAAAGTTGCTGTAGAGCAACAAGGCCCTGTGAGAGCTGTGGTAAAGATTGAAGGAAAGCATGCAGGGACGGGGTATGAAGCTTGGCTGCCTTTTGTGATTCGATTGTATTTTTATGCCGGAGGAGATTCCATAAGGACCATGCATACCATTGTGTTTGATGGAGATGAGGAAAAAGACTTTATCAAAGGCTTAGGCTTGAGGTTTGAGGTTCCTATGGAGGATGAGTTATATGACCGACATATTCGATTTGCAGGAAAAGATCGGGGAGTATTCGCTGAGGCCATCAGAGGTTTGACAGGTTTGCGAAGAGATGCCGGCAAGGCGGTCAGGGATGCTCAGGTCCAAGGAGAAAAAACGCCCGATGAAGCAACTTTCCCTGATAGTGTTAAATCTCGATTGCATTACATTCCAGCCTTCGGGGACTATACCCTTTCCCAAACCAGTCCAGATGCTTTCTCCATTCGTAAGCGCACCAAAGCTGGACATTCATGGCTGAAATCCGGGTTTGGAGATCGGGCACGTGGAACAGGCTATATCGGCGGACCTTCGGGAGGAGTTGCATTTGGGATTAGGAATTTCTGGCAGAGTTATCCAGCGCAGCTGGACATTCGGGATGCGCACACTCAAAATGCTGAGGTGACCATGTGGCTATGGGCGCCGGATTCCCCGGCCATGGACTTGCGGTTTTATCATGATGGCATGGGACAAGATACCTATGAAAAGCAGTTGGATGCTTTAAATATTACTTATGAAGATTATGAGCCGGGCTTTGGTACTGCCAAGGGAGTTGCCAGAACCAGTGAGATGACCATTGCAGTCTTGGAAGAGACGCCTGATGCTTCCTACTTCAATGCTATTGCGGACGGTGTGGCAGTGCCTCCACAGCTCAGCCCAGAGCCACAATATTTGCACCAAGTGGGCGTGTTTGGGAAAATTTGGGATTTACCTGACCGCAGCACTCCCCAAAAGGCAAAGATCGAAGCGTACTTGGAAGATTATTTTGCATTTTATCACCAGCAAGTGGACGACCGGAGATGGTATGGGTTTTGGGATTATGGTGATGTAATGCACAGTTACGATTATGACCGGCATACGTGGAAGTACGATGTGGGTGGTTTTGCTTGGGACAATTCAGAATTGTCCACGGATTTATGGTTGTGGTATTATTTTTTGAGAACCGGAAGATCGGATGTGTTTAGGATGGCCGAAGCCATGACCCGCCATACAGGAGAAGTGGATGTACATCATTTGGGAAGGTTTGCTCCACTTGGAAGCCGGCATAACGTACAGCATTGGGGCTGCAGCGCCAAGCAACTTCGCATTTCCACAGCAGCCAATAGACGCTTTTATTATTACTTGACAGGTGATGAGCGAGTGGGTGATTTGATGCGGGAACAGATCAATGCCGTTGCTACCTTGAAAGCAATTCCGCCTACCAGGAAAGTGAGTGACAAGTCTGTTTGGGAAACAGAAGATGACCCAAACAAGGTTTATGTTGGTTTTGGAACGGATTATAGTGCTATTTCAGCAGCTTGGTTGACGGAATGGGAACGAACTGGAGACAAAAAAATGAAAGAGAAGCTCGTGAATAGCATGCGGACTATTGCCGCCCAACCGAAAGGCTTTTTTACAGGAGGAAGTAGAATGGATTTACAGACAGGAGAATTTGAAATTCAGGATCGTCAGCGCGCATCTGCCTCCCATCTGAGCGCCGTATTTGGTTTGGTGGAGATATGTTCAGAGTTGGTACAAAATATTGATATACCAGCATTCAAACAAGCTTGGTTACAGTATTGTACTTTGTATAACGCCTCTGGTGAAGAGCAAGAAAAGGAATTGGGAAATGCTTTGGGAAGGCTTAACCTCGGTCAAGGTCATAGTCGATTAACTGCCTATGCCGCACAGCAAAAACAAGACCCAGCATTGGCCAAAAGAGCCTGGGATGAATTTTTTGGGGGAGCAGCAGGCTACCGTTTTGATAAACCAGCGATTTATACTGTGGAGGGTGAGGATGTGTTGCGGCCTGTAGAAGAAGGGCGCATATCCACCAATGCCACTGCCCAATGGGGATTGGCGGCCATAGAATGTTTGGGTTTGGTAGGAAGCGAATTAAAGGAATAG
- a CDS encoding rhamnogalacturonan acetylesterase, with amino-acid sequence MKMFRISVWMILTFGIILTSKAQQEHSKNWKFDFGEGKVAKGYKQVKPNMNYSSSTGYGFLEGHSVKGIDRGGDVLKGDFITSEQPFFFTVDVPEGNYDVKVVLGDTQESSSVTVRVENRRLMVDRTDTEPSEQVEKVFSVHVRYPEIKGTDEKVRLKSRELEYLHWDHQLTIEFNGEQPKVAAIEITPNAQAPTVFLAGNSTVVDQANEPWAAWGQMFPVFFEPGEVVIANHAESGETLKSFRGAKRLEKILSLMKPGDYLFIEFAHNDQKPGGNHVDPFTSYQEVIKEYVAAVKVKKGIPVLVTSMHRRRFDEKGEIINTLGDYPAAMRELAEEEDITLIDLNAMSKELYEAWGVEESKRAFVHFRAGTFEGQDKDFADNTHFSTYGAYQLASCVILGLKQTDLKLKDYLKKDIPAFDPASPPPFEDFYWPLSTKTSIIKPDGD; translated from the coding sequence ATGAAAATGTTCAGGATTTCAGTTTGGATGATCCTCACTTTTGGGATCATCCTTACTAGCAAAGCCCAACAGGAGCATTCTAAGAACTGGAAGTTTGACTTTGGAGAAGGAAAAGTTGCCAAAGGATATAAGCAGGTAAAGCCTAATATGAATTATTCCAGCTCAACAGGGTATGGTTTCTTGGAAGGACACTCAGTAAAGGGGATAGATAGAGGAGGAGATGTACTCAAAGGAGACTTTATCACCAGTGAGCAGCCATTTTTCTTCACTGTGGATGTGCCTGAAGGAAATTACGATGTAAAAGTGGTTTTAGGAGATACTCAAGAAAGTTCTTCAGTTACCGTAAGGGTGGAAAATAGAAGGTTGATGGTGGACCGTACCGACACTGAGCCTAGTGAACAGGTAGAAAAAGTTTTTTCAGTGCATGTGCGCTATCCTGAAATCAAAGGTACCGATGAAAAAGTAAGGCTCAAATCGCGCGAGCTTGAATATTTACATTGGGATCACCAGCTGACCATAGAGTTTAATGGAGAGCAGCCAAAGGTTGCGGCCATTGAGATTACACCCAATGCGCAAGCTCCGACCGTTTTTTTGGCCGGTAACAGCACGGTGGTGGACCAAGCCAATGAACCCTGGGCAGCTTGGGGTCAGATGTTTCCTGTGTTCTTCGAGCCTGGCGAAGTGGTCATCGCCAATCATGCAGAGTCTGGTGAAACGCTAAAGTCCTTTCGAGGTGCAAAAAGATTAGAGAAGATCCTTAGCCTAATGAAACCTGGCGATTATCTCTTCATAGAATTTGCACATAATGACCAAAAGCCAGGAGGAAATCATGTCGACCCTTTCACGTCTTATCAAGAAGTTATCAAAGAATATGTAGCAGCAGTGAAAGTCAAGAAGGGAATTCCGGTTTTGGTAACTTCAATGCATCGAAGAAGGTTTGATGAAAAGGGAGAGATTATCAATACCTTAGGTGATTATCCTGCTGCCATGCGTGAATTGGCTGAAGAGGAAGATATTACCTTGATTGACCTAAATGCTATGAGCAAAGAACTCTATGAGGCATGGGGTGTAGAGGAATCCAAGAGGGCATTTGTGCATTTTCGAGCAGGAACCTTTGAAGGGCAGGATAAGGATTTCGCGGATAATACCCATTTTAGTACTTATGGAGCCTATCAATTGGCCAGCTGTGTAATTTTGGGATTAAAACAAACCGATCTAAAGCTCAAGGATTATCTTAAGAAAGATATCCCTGCCTTTGATCCGGCTTCTCCACCTCCTTTTGAAGACTTTTATTGGCCTTTAAGTACCAAGACTTCTATTATTAAGCCTGATGGAGATTGA
- a CDS encoding DUF6250 domain-containing protein, producing the protein MKGLRYSLMALVTGVLITSCTCSVNHHSEQKTIVKKLIFEDDFSLPLDTKIWKIEMDSLPNSSVSSFDGKLVLDTKGGVTVWLDRKLAGDIEIHYKRQVVMADGPNDRLSDLNQFWMASDPRDTNLFTRSGKFEEYDSLLMYYVGFGGNYNGTTRFRKYQGNGEKTLLFDLEDEAHLLQPNHWYDISIKVENGTITYWVDGEKFFEYKDETPLTTGYFGFRSTWSHDEIDSLRIYQLQMPENKN; encoded by the coding sequence ATGAAAGGATTGAGATATAGTTTAATGGCTTTGGTGACAGGCGTGTTGATTACCTCCTGCACCTGCTCCGTAAACCATCATTCTGAACAAAAGACCATTGTCAAAAAGCTAATCTTTGAAGATGATTTTTCATTACCTCTTGATACCAAAATATGGAAAATTGAAATGGACAGTCTTCCCAACTCTTCAGTTTCATCTTTTGATGGAAAACTGGTACTGGATACGAAGGGCGGAGTGACGGTTTGGTTGGATAGAAAATTGGCAGGTGATATTGAGATTCACTATAAAAGACAGGTAGTAATGGCTGATGGTCCCAACGATAGGCTTTCTGACCTGAATCAGTTTTGGATGGCTTCTGACCCAAGGGATACCAACCTATTTACAAGGAGTGGCAAGTTTGAGGAATATGATTCCTTACTGATGTATTATGTAGGCTTTGGAGGGAATTATAATGGAACCACCCGTTTTAGAAAATACCAGGGCAACGGTGAAAAAACACTGCTTTTTGATTTGGAAGATGAAGCCCATTTGCTACAGCCCAACCATTGGTATGACATCAGTATAAAGGTGGAAAATGGAACCATTACTTATTGGGTGGATGGAGAGAAGTTCTTTGAATACAAAGATGAAACACCATTGACCACTGGATATTTTGGGTTTCGCTCCACCTGGTCACATGATGAAATTGACAGTCTAAGGATATATCAGCTGCAAATGCCTGAAAATAAAAATTAA
- a CDS encoding DUF4861 domain-containing protein, translating to MKYSFWMLSTFIMLSAACNPVKEADETVSFTVENKAELALTDKPILLNKTTIPGVEDQAGKFPLIISGGDTIPVQWDDMDGDGKWDELFMVLNFSAKEKKKLQLVWAEEKPQFPARTSVRFGLREGVDIPVHPAQSDTLQADGLPKSVGYQPYQTDGPSWENDKVGFRHYFDGRNAKDLFGKKTSQMSPEEVGINSEGAVEDNYHVMEDWGRDILAVGNSVGLGGVALMIDGAPARLGVTVNDSINNIENSVFQILNEGPVRSRIQYDYLNWKTHERNYDVHEVSTIWPGMYAYKNEVSVYGIQGDETLLIGLVNINNDMDLSEIEVNDEWVVLLTHDKQTYEKEWWLGMALILPKSIYLGFTEAPESGDLSNSYLAKLEIEDGQPAAYYAVAGWELSDEQFTDREYFKSHVVDLVNQLTAEVEVVWAK from the coding sequence ATGAAGTATTCTTTTTGGATGCTGAGCACTTTCATTATGCTGAGCGCAGCATGCAACCCTGTAAAGGAGGCCGACGAAACAGTAAGCTTTACAGTGGAAAACAAGGCAGAACTTGCTTTGACAGACAAGCCTATCCTATTGAATAAGACAACTATTCCCGGAGTGGAGGATCAGGCAGGGAAGTTTCCTCTGATCATCTCAGGAGGAGACACGATTCCTGTGCAGTGGGATGATATGGATGGTGATGGGAAATGGGATGAGCTGTTTATGGTATTGAACTTTTCGGCCAAAGAAAAGAAAAAACTTCAGTTGGTTTGGGCGGAGGAAAAACCTCAGTTTCCAGCAAGAACAAGTGTTCGTTTTGGTTTGCGGGAGGGAGTAGATATTCCAGTTCATCCGGCTCAAAGCGATACTTTACAGGCAGATGGTCTTCCTAAGAGTGTAGGGTATCAGCCGTACCAAACGGATGGACCTTCTTGGGAAAATGATAAAGTAGGTTTTCGTCATTATTTTGATGGGAGGAATGCTAAAGATCTTTTTGGCAAGAAAACTTCCCAAATGAGCCCTGAAGAAGTGGGAATCAATAGCGAAGGAGCTGTAGAGGATAATTATCATGTGATGGAAGACTGGGGTAGGGATATTTTGGCGGTTGGGAATTCTGTAGGCTTGGGCGGTGTAGCTTTGATGATCGATGGTGCTCCAGCCAGGCTTGGGGTGACTGTCAATGATTCCATTAATAATATTGAAAACAGTGTTTTTCAGATTTTGAATGAAGGGCCTGTTCGTTCACGAATTCAATATGATTACCTGAATTGGAAAACCCATGAACGCAACTACGATGTGCATGAAGTCAGCACAATCTGGCCAGGAATGTATGCCTATAAAAATGAAGTGTCGGTCTATGGTATTCAAGGTGATGAAACACTTCTTATAGGTTTGGTCAATATCAATAATGACATGGACTTGTCAGAAATAGAGGTGAATGATGAATGGGTGGTATTATTGACGCATGATAAGCAGACTTATGAAAAGGAATGGTGGTTGGGAATGGCGTTGATCTTACCCAAATCAATTTACCTTGGATTTACAGAAGCGCCCGAATCTGGAGACCTTTCCAATAGCTATTTGGCAAAGTTAGAAATAGAAGATGGCCAGCCAGCAGCTTATTATGCTGTAGCAGGATGGGAACTTTCTGATGAACAATTTACCGATCGGGAATATTTTAAAAGCCATGTAGTTGACTTGGTGAACCAATTGACTGCAGAGGTAGAAGTAGTTTGGGCGAAATGA
- a CDS encoding RagB/SusD family nutrient uptake outer membrane protein, with protein sequence MEKLTRILKAQNMKMMSIPFKKYLAVATISVGLFSCSDMLDVEPTLELDKDRYYQNQQDADVAVMGVYGEMMKLAEQYVVLNEVRADLIEPTMMADRDLVDLSNHSVVASDNNKYADPKPFYRVILNCNDVLEGLEKMRDENRITEDQYNQRLSDVAAVRTWVYLQLGIHFGEVPYVTKSIETIDDVNNPALFPRLGLMDLIDELVEYMESMPYLDAYPSNIGLVGSSAGYDLSTYFVNKRSLLGDLYLWQGNYTQAAEMFRTIMESSTSMGPGAGAVYYDRMRLSWSSSNYFNVRYGKENDINSLYNDNTNGWRSIFGRPAGERYSYDVWVWVMHYDSDFAPEYPFVRLFANAGEGEYQLKPSQSILDKWNSQTQFNNVEFDARGILSTKNWDTMDPEVGKFTFNYDAISTPLQKEGKWILERAASVHLKFAEAANRDNLDSISQLSRAIINDGIRVAYTPEGFSGDDVTDIQNTLGYGAPYDFDARQGDFPTYRGPWYRHQGIRGRAYLPPITLPEGITGVQEEKDWTEDLIIQESALELAFEGHRWPQLLRIAMRRNPSVLADRVYDKLSKSKNPEAIGRAAGVRAKLNNGDWFLPFHWEE encoded by the coding sequence ATGGAAAAGTTAACAAGAATCTTAAAAGCCCAAAATATGAAAATGATGTCTATCCCTTTCAAGAAATACCTGGCGGTGGCCACGATAAGTGTGGGGTTGTTTTCCTGCTCCGATATGTTGGATGTGGAGCCAACTTTGGAACTGGATAAAGACCGATACTATCAAAATCAGCAGGATGCTGATGTGGCGGTAATGGGCGTGTACGGAGAAATGATGAAGTTGGCCGAACAATACGTGGTGCTTAATGAAGTAAGGGCCGACCTGATCGAGCCTACCATGATGGCAGACCGTGATTTGGTAGATTTGAGCAATCATAGTGTAGTGGCTTCTGATAATAACAAGTATGCAGATCCAAAGCCATTTTACAGGGTGATCTTAAACTGTAATGATGTATTGGAAGGTCTTGAAAAAATGCGGGATGAGAACAGGATTACAGAGGATCAATATAACCAGCGCTTGTCTGATGTGGCAGCAGTGAGAACTTGGGTTTATTTGCAATTGGGGATTCATTTTGGAGAAGTTCCCTATGTGACCAAAAGCATTGAAACCATTGATGATGTCAATAATCCTGCTCTTTTTCCAAGGTTGGGTTTGATGGATTTGATCGATGAACTAGTGGAGTATATGGAGTCCATGCCTTACTTGGATGCTTATCCTTCCAATATCGGTTTGGTGGGTAGCTCTGCAGGCTATGACTTAAGTACATATTTTGTCAATAAGAGAAGTTTATTGGGAGACTTGTATTTGTGGCAGGGAAACTACACCCAAGCAGCAGAAATGTTCAGAACTATCATGGAGTCCTCTACTTCCATGGGGCCTGGTGCAGGCGCAGTTTATTATGATAGAATGAGGCTTTCTTGGAGCTCTTCGAATTACTTTAATGTCAGGTATGGAAAGGAAAATGATATCAATTCATTGTACAATGACAATACTAATGGTTGGCGGTCAATTTTTGGCCGGCCTGCCGGGGAGCGATATTCCTATGATGTATGGGTTTGGGTGATGCATTATGATAGTGATTTTGCTCCTGAATATCCTTTTGTCAGACTATTTGCCAATGCTGGAGAGGGAGAGTATCAACTCAAACCTTCTCAGTCAATCTTGGACAAGTGGAATAGTCAAACTCAATTTAATAATGTGGAGTTTGATGCAAGGGGCATATTATCTACAAAGAACTGGGACACCATGGATCCTGAAGTGGGTAAATTTACCTTTAATTACGACGCGATCAGTACCCCACTTCAAAAAGAGGGGAAGTGGATTTTGGAGAGAGCTGCTTCTGTGCACTTAAAGTTTGCGGAAGCCGCCAACCGGGATAATTTGGATAGCATCAGTCAGCTCTCTAGAGCCATCATCAATGACGGAATAAGAGTGGCTTACACACCGGAAGGTTTCTCTGGTGATGATGTTACAGACATTCAGAATACTTTAGGTTATGGAGCCCCTTATGATTTCGACGCTAGACAAGGAGATTTTCCAACTTACAGAGGGCCTTGGTACAGACACCAAGGAATTCGGGGAAGGGCTTACTTGCCTCCAATCACTTTGCCAGAAGGAATTACAGGTGTGCAAGAAGAAAAAGATTGGACAGAAGATTTGATCATTCAAGAGTCAGCGCTGGAGTTGGCATTTGAAGGACACAGATGGCCGCAGTTACTTCGAATTGCGATGAGAAGAAATCCATCCGTTTTAGCAGACAGGGTATATGATAAATTGTCAAAGTCCAAGAACCCTGAAGCGATCGGTAGGGCAGCAGGTGTAAGGGCTAAATTGAACAATGGAGATTGGTTCCTCCCTTTTCATTGGGAAGAGTAA
- a CDS encoding rhamnogalacturonan lyase codes for MFTNLLKYGKTSGLAVFILILINSSWATGQQLRQMEALDRGLIALPSPEGGNFISWRVLGTEPEDIGFNLYRKTPSGKSKKINKRPITQASSFTDEGGDSKSTYEVRALVDGKELEASQPSSTWQQNYLSIPLKTPEGYMPNDASVGDLNGDGQYEIVLHQAGKTHDNSHKGLTDPPILQAYTLDGDMLWEINLGKNIRDGAHYTQFMVYDLDGDGKAEVACKTADGTTDALGNVIGDANADYRNQDGYILAGPEFLTVFDGETGKALATTNYIPSRHPSKESPSSDELKAIWGDGYGNRMDRFLAGIAYLDGEHPSLIMTRGYYTRTVIAAWNWREGDLSEVWTFDSHDGDPDHRKYAGQGYHSLSIGDIDEDGKDEIVFGAMVLDDDGSGIYSTGLGHGDALHLSDIDPERPGMELFGIHEHVRHEHGANLRDADTGEIIWSYPSEDVGRGLAIDIDPRYMGYESWASGPGLKGLWNVKGEVISEKKPSSCNMGIWWDGDLLREILNGVDIDKWDFENERSNRIFTGEDYLVAKNNGTKSNPALCADILGDWREELIARTEDGQELRIFTTTIPTEQRLYTLMHDPVYRLSIAWQNVGYNQPAHTGFYLGAGMQNPPRPQISTK; via the coding sequence ATGTTCACTAACCTATTAAAATACGGCAAGACCTCAGGTCTTGCCGTATTCATTTTAATTTTAATCAATAGTTCATGGGCAACTGGGCAGCAGTTGCGGCAAATGGAAGCCTTAGACCGAGGGTTAATAGCGCTTCCTTCTCCTGAGGGCGGTAATTTTATCAGTTGGCGTGTATTGGGTACTGAGCCGGAGGATATCGGTTTTAACCTCTACCGAAAGACTCCTTCCGGTAAATCAAAAAAAATAAACAAGCGTCCGATAACACAGGCAAGCAGTTTTACCGATGAGGGAGGAGATAGTAAAAGTACATATGAAGTAAGGGCATTAGTAGATGGCAAAGAACTTGAAGCATCCCAGCCCAGTTCAACATGGCAACAAAACTACCTCTCTATTCCATTAAAAACCCCTGAAGGTTACATGCCTAATGATGCTTCTGTGGGTGATCTTAATGGTGACGGGCAATATGAAATAGTACTGCACCAAGCTGGAAAGACACATGACAATTCCCATAAGGGCTTGACAGATCCACCTATTTTGCAAGCCTACACCCTTGATGGGGACATGCTTTGGGAAATTAACCTAGGTAAGAATATCAGGGATGGAGCTCATTATACGCAGTTTATGGTGTATGACTTGGATGGTGACGGCAAAGCAGAAGTAGCCTGCAAAACGGCAGACGGTACTACTGATGCTTTGGGAAATGTTATTGGAGATGCTAATGCAGATTACAGGAATCAAGACGGATACATCTTAGCAGGCCCAGAATTTTTAACTGTTTTTGATGGAGAGACTGGCAAAGCATTGGCCACCACGAATTATATTCCATCCAGGCACCCCAGTAAAGAAAGCCCTTCATCAGATGAACTGAAAGCAATATGGGGAGATGGCTATGGCAATAGGATGGACCGTTTTTTGGCAGGGATTGCCTACTTGGATGGTGAGCACCCAAGCTTGATTATGACCCGTGGTTATTATACAAGAACGGTAATTGCCGCATGGAATTGGCGGGAAGGTGACCTGTCGGAAGTTTGGACGTTTGACAGCCATGATGGAGATCCTGACCACCGTAAATATGCAGGACAAGGCTATCACAGCTTATCCATTGGGGATATTGATGAAGATGGGAAAGACGAAATCGTCTTCGGAGCGATGGTTTTGGATGATGACGGGTCTGGAATTTACAGCACGGGCCTTGGACATGGTGATGCCTTACACTTATCGGATATAGATCCAGAAAGACCAGGCATGGAATTATTCGGCATTCACGAACATGTCAGACATGAGCATGGTGCCAACCTCCGAGACGCTGATACTGGAGAGATCATTTGGTCTTACCCTTCAGAAGATGTGGGAAGGGGCTTGGCCATTGATATTGATCCGAGGTATATGGGCTATGAGAGTTGGGCGTCAGGACCGGGACTTAAAGGCCTTTGGAATGTCAAAGGAGAGGTGATTTCAGAGAAGAAGCCCAGCTCCTGCAATATGGGTATATGGTGGGATGGAGACTTGCTCAGAGAAATCCTGAATGGAGTGGATATTGACAAGTGGGATTTCGAAAATGAGCGCTCTAATCGCATTTTTACAGGTGAAGATTATCTTGTGGCAAAAAATAACGGCACCAAATCCAATCCTGCACTTTGCGCGGATATTCTTGGTGATTGGCGGGAAGAGTTGATCGCTAGAACGGAAGATGGGCAGGAACTAAGAATTTTTACCACTACCATTCCCACAGAACAAAGGCTCTACACCTTGATGCATGACCCAGTTTATCGTCTGAGCATTGCGTGGCAAAATGTGGGCTACAATCAGCCTGCCCATACGGGTTTTTATCTTGGTGCAGGGATGCAAAACCCTCCTAGACCACAAATCAGCACAAAGTAA